Proteins from a single region of Halorubrum sp. 2020YC2:
- a CDS encoding DsrE/DsrF/DrsH-like family protein, with protein sequence MRTDTPPGDEADASADDAPSRAELAARVDELEGALAAATDEDGAKKMSIIATKGTLDMAYPPLILASTAAAFGYEVTVFHTFWGLDILHEARSKDLKLSSVGNPNMPVPNAVAALPGMDRVTTRMMEKRIADNDTATVEELLETSLDMGVEFQACQMTIDLMDYDEDEFYDGVTTGVGAATALQDMAEADIQLLV encoded by the coding sequence ATGCGCACGGACACGCCGCCCGGAGACGAGGCCGACGCGTCGGCGGACGACGCGCCCTCGCGCGCGGAGTTGGCCGCGCGGGTCGACGAGCTAGAGGGCGCGCTCGCCGCGGCCACCGACGAGGACGGCGCCAAGAAGATGAGCATCATCGCGACGAAGGGGACGCTCGACATGGCGTACCCGCCGCTCATCCTCGCCAGCACCGCGGCCGCGTTCGGCTACGAGGTCACCGTCTTCCACACGTTCTGGGGGCTCGACATCCTCCACGAGGCGCGCTCGAAGGACCTCAAGCTCAGCTCCGTCGGCAACCCCAACATGCCCGTCCCGAACGCGGTCGCCGCGCTCCCCGGGATGGACCGCGTCACGACGAGGATGATGGAAAAGCGGATCGCGGACAACGACACCGCCACGGTCGAGGAGCTCCTCGAGACGAGCCTCGACATGGGCGTGGAGTTCCAGGCGTGTCAGATGACCATCGATCTGATGGACTACGACGAGGACGAGTTCTACGACGGCGTCACCACCGGCGTCGGCGCCGCGACCGCGCTTCAGGACATGGCCGAGGCGGACATCCAGCTCCTCGTCTAA
- a CDS encoding DUF302 domain-containing protein has translation MTLPIDPSQIDPDDIGEQQTTLEMGHEAAIEHVREVFTDAGFGVPVEFSPSDMLNEKVDAGRDPYYVLGACNPEVADRALDASENRLGALMACNVVVWEEEPGKQRVYHVSIMRIARLVGMAPDDEEMADIVADTGELVDEAFANL, from the coding sequence ATGACGCTCCCAATCGACCCGAGCCAGATCGACCCGGACGACATCGGCGAACAGCAGACGACCCTCGAAATGGGCCACGAGGCGGCGATCGAACACGTCCGCGAGGTGTTCACCGACGCCGGGTTCGGCGTCCCGGTCGAGTTCTCCCCCTCGGACATGCTCAACGAGAAGGTCGACGCGGGCCGCGACCCCTACTACGTCCTCGGCGCGTGCAACCCCGAGGTCGCGGACCGCGCGCTCGACGCGAGCGAGAACAGGCTGGGCGCCCTGATGGCCTGTAACGTCGTGGTCTGGGAGGAGGAACCCGGGAAACAGCGCGTCTACCACGTCTCGATCATGCGTATCGCCCGCCTCGTCGGGATGGCCCCCGACGACGAGGAGATGGCGGACATCGTCGCCGACACCGGCGAACTCGTCGACGAGGCGTTCGCGAACCTCTAG
- a CDS encoding sulfite exporter TauE/SafE family protein → MLSSLLSGLGFLGTSPEMLALFAGFGLVVGVLFGFFGMGGSFLVTPALLMLDYPAPVAVGSGMAFVFGTAVIATLKHHDLGQVDYKLGVIMITGTTIGIEVGRASVYYLESMGLAGGVISVAYVVLLGGVGAMVTRDALKGDGGGGIDHEAADKDLDEYEIPEIAKTIQRTVRIPPMVTLRGDVRVSAWVITAVAFATGVLSGFLGVGGGFIRMPAMIYAIGVPVPVAVGTDLFEIVFSGGLGSYLYGQGGGVNLGIVVPLLFGSALGARVGSAATAVVDADDIKVYFGGMLLIGAVAVGIGEVGSYLGNPTLELIGLVLVIGAAVVVAFAVLYTTVTSLRVTRQRQTSAAD, encoded by the coding sequence GTGCTCAGTAGCCTTCTCAGCGGCCTCGGCTTCCTGGGAACGAGCCCCGAGATGCTCGCGCTGTTCGCCGGGTTCGGCCTCGTCGTCGGGGTCCTGTTCGGGTTCTTCGGCATGGGCGGGTCGTTCCTCGTCACCCCCGCGCTCCTGATGTTGGACTACCCCGCGCCCGTCGCGGTCGGGAGCGGGATGGCGTTCGTCTTCGGGACGGCCGTCATCGCGACGCTGAAACACCACGACCTCGGGCAGGTCGACTACAAGCTCGGCGTGATCATGATCACGGGGACGACGATCGGCATCGAGGTCGGCCGCGCCAGCGTCTACTACCTCGAGTCGATGGGGCTCGCCGGCGGCGTCATCAGCGTCGCCTACGTCGTCCTGCTCGGCGGCGTCGGGGCGATGGTCACCCGCGACGCGCTGAAAGGCGACGGCGGCGGCGGGATCGACCACGAGGCGGCCGATAAGGACCTCGACGAGTACGAGATACCCGAGATCGCGAAGACGATCCAGCGGACGGTTCGGATCCCGCCGATGGTGACGCTCCGCGGCGACGTCCGCGTCTCCGCGTGGGTCATCACGGCCGTCGCCTTCGCGACCGGCGTCCTGTCCGGGTTCCTCGGCGTCGGCGGCGGCTTCATCCGGATGCCCGCGATGATCTACGCGATCGGCGTCCCGGTGCCCGTCGCGGTCGGGACGGACCTCTTCGAGATCGTCTTCTCCGGCGGACTCGGGAGCTACCTCTACGGTCAGGGCGGCGGCGTGAACCTCGGCATCGTCGTCCCGCTCCTGTTCGGGAGCGCCCTCGGCGCGCGCGTCGGCTCCGCGGCGACCGCCGTCGTCGACGCCGACGACATCAAGGTGTACTTCGGCGGAATGTTACTGATCGGCGCCGTCGCCGTCGGCATCGGCGAGGTCGGCTCCTACCTCGGGAACCCGACGCTGGAACTGATCGGACTGGTGCTCGTCATCGGGGCGGCGGTCGTCGTCGCGTTCGCGGTCCTGTACACGACGGTCACCTCGCTCCGCGTGACGCGGCAACGGCAGACGTCCGCCGCGGACTGA
- a CDS encoding YeeE/YedE family protein → MVADPVLFQAAADLFPNGIGRYAVGGLLVGLGTVVIYVGTGIPAGASTFLESTLSYVSGQSRFGRYVGSRDWRLVFTAGIILGGLAFAATFQSGVVTSSLYEPGTTGQLYEVAGVTLWTTDVQPWRLFLGGILVGIGTRVGKGCTSGHGVCGVGSASKTSLVGVATFLTVAIGTAQVVAALGVSP, encoded by the coding sequence ATGGTCGCTGACCCGGTGCTGTTTCAGGCGGCCGCCGACCTCTTCCCCAACGGGATCGGTCGCTACGCCGTCGGCGGGCTGCTCGTCGGCCTCGGAACCGTCGTTATCTACGTCGGGACCGGTATCCCAGCCGGAGCGAGCACGTTCCTCGAGTCGACGCTGTCGTACGTCTCCGGTCAGTCGCGGTTCGGGCGGTACGTCGGCTCGCGGGACTGGCGGCTCGTGTTCACGGCCGGGATCATCCTGGGCGGGCTCGCGTTCGCCGCGACGTTCCAGTCCGGCGTAGTCACCAGCTCGCTGTACGAGCCCGGGACGACCGGTCAGCTCTACGAGGTCGCCGGCGTGACGCTGTGGACGACGGACGTCCAGCCGTGGCGGCTGTTCCTCGGCGGCATCCTGGTCGGCATCGGGACCCGCGTCGGGAAGGGGTGTACGTCCGGGCACGGCGTCTGCGGCGTCGGCTCGGCGTCGAAGACGTCGCTGGTCGGCGTCGCGACGTTCCTGACCGTGGCGATCGGGACCGCACAGGTCGTCGCCGCGCTGGGGGTGAGCCCGTAG
- a CDS encoding M20/M25/M40 family metallo-hydrolase — protein MDEDTGPSRAATTADGPAEYVRANREELVSLALDLLAVDTSNPPGDTREIVAAIERFLDPLPVEVERFAVDPAKPNLLVRVPGASDRTLLYTGHLDTVPFDDDAWTRDPLGERAGDRVYGRGATDMKGAVASMLFAVLAFAATDADPPVDLLFAFVSDEEVGGDAGLPALLEGGRLGADACVIGEPTCEESRRSVTVADRGSIWLTLEASGESAHGSRPALGVNAIDRLYDAVETIRERFGTERLAVGAEMEPIVEESVEYYAPSMGETTARDLFRYPSVNLGVIAGGDAVNTVPKSARAEVDVRLTAGVHTPDVLAGIRECVTDCEGVTIADVSWSVGTAEAPDSPLVEAVASTAAAVTGDRVFRRSATGGGDAKTLRNAGIPTVEFALGTDTVHAPDEYVPVDALVDNAVVYVRLPATWRAEIDR, from the coding sequence ATGGACGAGGACACGGGACCGTCCCGAGCGGCGACGACCGCCGACGGTCCCGCCGAGTACGTGCGAGCCAACCGCGAGGAGTTGGTGTCGCTGGCCCTCGATCTGCTCGCGGTCGACACGTCGAACCCGCCGGGGGACACGCGCGAGATCGTCGCCGCGATCGAGCGGTTCCTCGACCCGCTTCCGGTGGAGGTCGAGCGGTTCGCCGTCGACCCCGCGAAGCCGAACCTGCTCGTTCGGGTCCCCGGCGCGTCCGACCGCACGCTGCTGTACACCGGGCACCTCGACACGGTGCCGTTCGACGACGACGCGTGGACGCGCGATCCGCTCGGCGAACGCGCCGGCGACCGCGTCTACGGCCGGGGTGCGACCGACATGAAGGGCGCCGTGGCGTCGATGCTGTTCGCGGTGCTGGCCTTCGCGGCGACCGACGCCGACCCGCCCGTCGACCTCCTGTTCGCCTTCGTGAGCGACGAGGAGGTTGGCGGCGACGCCGGGCTCCCGGCGCTGCTTGAGGGCGGACGGCTCGGCGCGGACGCGTGCGTGATCGGGGAGCCGACCTGCGAGGAGAGCCGTCGCTCCGTCACGGTCGCGGACAGGGGCAGCATCTGGTTGACGCTCGAGGCGAGCGGGGAGAGCGCCCACGGCTCCCGTCCGGCGCTCGGCGTCAACGCGATCGATCGCCTCTACGACGCCGTCGAGACGATACGCGAGCGGTTCGGGACCGAGCGGCTGGCGGTCGGCGCCGAGATGGAGCCGATCGTCGAGGAGTCGGTCGAGTACTACGCCCCGTCGATGGGGGAGACCACTGCCCGAGACCTGTTCCGGTATCCGTCGGTCAACCTCGGCGTCATAGCGGGGGGCGACGCGGTGAACACGGTCCCGAAGTCCGCGCGCGCCGAGGTCGACGTGCGACTGACGGCGGGGGTCCACACGCCCGACGTGCTCGCGGGGATCCGCGAGTGCGTCACCGACTGCGAGGGGGTCACGATCGCCGACGTCTCGTGGAGCGTCGGCACCGCCGAGGCTCCGGACAGCCCGCTCGTCGAGGCGGTCGCGTCGACGGCGGCGGCCGTCACGGGAGACCGCGTCTTCAGGCGGAGCGCCACGGGCGGCGGCGACGCAAAGACGCTCCGGAACGCCGGGATCCCGACCGTCGAGTTCGCGCTGGGGACCGACACCGTCCACGCGCCCGACGAGTACGTCCCGGTCGACGCGCTCGTCGACAACGCCGTCGTCTACGTCCGACTCCCGGCGACGTGGCGGGCGGAGATCGATCGGTAG
- a CDS encoding universal stress protein: MRALCATDLSAASEATIENETCLDCLGRIGVRTVHLVTVVPANVHTGTPGVDFEARRQRGLDRYRAVIEAAGFDVETHVVRGTPYRRLNGIAETVHADLTIVGSRGQSPLENRVVGSTARNLARTTVVPLLVNRVERAADDPGVLREHLFRHVLFATDFSEHADRAFDAFSYLRRATEEATLVHVRSPKDGGADDGVGPAERLAERARTLEEWGIETRTEVRRGDPAEEILAAEAEVTPSTVLVGSKGRSRIRRLLLGSVSEEIVARATGNVFLVPPPRAV; encoded by the coding sequence ATGAGGGCCCTGTGCGCGACCGACCTGTCGGCCGCCAGCGAGGCGACGATAGAGAACGAGACCTGCCTCGACTGCTTGGGCCGTATCGGCGTCCGAACGGTCCACCTCGTCACGGTCGTCCCGGCGAACGTCCACACCGGGACCCCCGGCGTCGACTTCGAGGCGCGCCGGCAGCGCGGACTCGACAGGTACCGCGCGGTGATCGAGGCCGCGGGGTTCGACGTCGAGACGCACGTCGTTCGCGGGACCCCGTACCGCCGCCTCAACGGCATCGCGGAGACCGTTCACGCCGACCTGACGATCGTGGGTTCGCGCGGACAGAGTCCGCTGGAGAACCGGGTCGTCGGCTCGACCGCCCGCAACCTCGCCCGGACCACCGTCGTCCCCCTTTTAGTCAACCGCGTCGAGCGGGCGGCCGACGACCCCGGCGTCCTCCGCGAACACCTCTTCCGGCACGTCCTCTTCGCGACGGACTTCTCCGAGCACGCCGACCGGGCGTTCGACGCCTTCTCGTACCTCCGTCGCGCGACCGAGGAGGCGACGCTCGTCCACGTCCGGTCACCGAAAGACGGGGGAGCCGACGACGGCGTCGGCCCGGCGGAGCGGCTGGCCGAGCGGGCGCGCACGCTGGAGGAGTGGGGGATCGAGACGCGGACCGAGGTCCGCCGCGGCGACCCCGCCGAGGAGATCCTCGCCGCCGAGGCCGAGGTCACGCCGTCGACGGTCCTCGTCGGGTCGAAGGGACGGAGCCGCATCCGGCGGCTCCTCTTGGGCAGCGTCTCCGAGGAGATCGTCGCGCGGGCGACCGGGAACGTCTTCCTCGTCCCGCCGCCTCGCGCGGTGTAA
- a CDS encoding sulfurtransferase TusA family protein, translating into MSAEYDIAETLDVKGASCPMPVVKTKGAIDDLAEGQVLEVLATDPGSMSDIDGWAAGTEGVELLDQAEGDDVYKHYVRRTA; encoded by the coding sequence ATGAGTGCCGAATACGACATCGCGGAGACGCTCGACGTGAAAGGCGCATCGTGTCCCATGCCGGTCGTGAAGACGAAGGGTGCGATCGACGACCTGGCGGAAGGGCAGGTCCTCGAAGTGCTGGCGACCGACCCCGGAAGCATGAGCGACATCGACGGCTGGGCGGCGGGTACCGAGGGCGTCGAACTCCTCGATCAGGCGGAAGGCGACGACGTGTACAAACACTACGTCCGCAGGACGGCGTGA
- a CDS encoding DUF6691 family protein — MADRHPLFKPLVFVGGLIFGFGLGFSHMARPEVVVNFLLFEDLGLPFVMFGAAIVSGVAFALLPRIRDTAPLTGDPYERRLKPFDRNVLVGGAVFGVGWGLSGICPGAAYASLGVGNVTILWALGGMFVGAYAQGYWRSRSGTRDAAAAGAD, encoded by the coding sequence ATGGCGGACCGTCATCCCCTGTTCAAGCCGCTGGTGTTCGTCGGCGGGCTGATCTTCGGGTTCGGGCTCGGCTTCAGCCACATGGCGCGGCCGGAGGTCGTGGTGAACTTCCTGCTGTTCGAGGACCTCGGCCTCCCGTTCGTGATGTTCGGGGCCGCGATCGTCTCCGGCGTCGCGTTCGCGCTGCTGCCCCGGATCCGCGACACCGCGCCCCTCACGGGCGACCCCTACGAGCGGCGGCTGAAGCCGTTCGACCGGAACGTCCTCGTCGGCGGCGCCGTCTTCGGCGTCGGCTGGGGGCTCTCCGGGATCTGCCCGGGCGCGGCGTACGCCAGCCTCGGGGTCGGTAACGTCACCATCCTCTGGGCGCTCGGCGGCATGTTCGTCGGGGCGTACGCGCAGGGCTACTGGCGGAGCCGGAGCGGGACCCGCGACGCCGCCGCGGCGGGCGCGGACTGA
- a CDS encoding MBL fold metallo-hydrolase, with protein sequence MDADEFPTPDVEVESTAPNELKDRIDAGEDVTLLDARMTSDYEEWRIDGENVTSINVPYFEFLEDEIDDDVLDRVPDDREVTVLCAKGGASEYVAGTLAERGYDVDHLEDGMNGWARVYEAVEVERYDGAGTLLQYQRPSSGCLGYLLYDDGEAAIIDPLRAFTDRYLDDAADLGVELNYAIDTHVHADHISGVRDLDAAGVEGVVPAAAVDRGVTYADELTTAEDGDAFEVGNAAIETVHTPGHTTGMTSYLVDGSLLATGDGLFVESVARPDLEEGDEGAPDAARTLYESLQERVLSLPDDTLVGGAHFSDAAVAADDGTYTAPIGELVAEMDALTMDEDGFVDLILSDMPPRPANYEDIIATNLGQNAVGDEEAFTLELGPNNCAASQESLADD encoded by the coding sequence ATGGACGCCGACGAGTTTCCGACGCCGGACGTCGAAGTGGAATCGACCGCGCCGAACGAACTGAAAGACCGGATCGACGCGGGCGAGGACGTGACGCTCCTCGACGCGCGCATGACGTCCGACTACGAGGAGTGGCGCATCGACGGCGAGAACGTCACGTCGATCAACGTCCCGTACTTCGAGTTCCTCGAAGACGAAATCGACGACGACGTCCTCGACCGGGTCCCCGACGACCGCGAGGTGACCGTCCTCTGCGCGAAGGGCGGCGCCAGCGAGTACGTCGCTGGCACGCTCGCGGAGCGCGGCTACGACGTCGACCACCTCGAAGACGGGATGAACGGCTGGGCGAGGGTCTACGAGGCCGTCGAGGTCGAGCGCTACGACGGCGCCGGCACGCTCCTCCAGTACCAGCGCCCCTCCTCGGGCTGTCTCGGCTACCTCCTCTACGACGACGGCGAGGCCGCTATCATCGACCCGCTTCGGGCGTTCACCGACCGCTACCTCGACGACGCCGCCGACCTCGGCGTCGAACTGAACTACGCCATCGACACCCACGTTCACGCCGACCACATCTCGGGCGTGCGCGACCTCGACGCGGCGGGCGTCGAGGGCGTCGTCCCCGCGGCCGCCGTCGACCGCGGCGTCACCTACGCCGACGAGCTGACCACGGCGGAGGACGGCGACGCCTTCGAGGTCGGCAACGCGGCGATCGAGACCGTCCACACGCCCGGCCACACGACCGGGATGACCTCCTACCTCGTCGACGGGAGCCTCCTCGCGACCGGCGACGGGCTGTTCGTCGAGAGCGTCGCCCGGCCCGACCTCGAAGAGGGCGACGAGGGCGCGCCCGACGCCGCGCGCACCCTGTACGAGTCGCTCCAAGAGCGCGTCCTCTCGCTGCCCGACGACACGCTCGTCGGCGGCGCGCACTTCAGCGACGCGGCCGTCGCGGCCGACGACGGCACCTACACGGCGCCGATCGGCGAACTCGTCGCGGAGATGGACGCGCTCACGATGGACGAGGACGGCTTCGTCGACCTGATCCTCTCGGACATGCCCCCGCGGCCGGCCAACTACGAGGACATCATCGCGACGAACCTCGGGCAGAACGCCGTCGGCGACGAGGAGGCGTTCACCTTAGAGCTCGGGCCGAACAACTGCGCCGCGAGCCAGGAGTCGCTCGCGGATGACTGA
- a CDS encoding DUF1641 domain-containing protein translates to MSETEVSDPADLEAAIAENPEAVAAFVERLDAVNELLDVLSLGEGALSDEMVRELSATGSTLAESADGLATDETVALAERVGENGDELREALDTLLTLQRSGTLDELAELAEVGSLATAALDDEMVTSLAGTGAALGEVAQTAADDDTRDGVETLLKSVGEAEREPPERVGAVGLLRGVRDPEVQYGLGYLLAVASAIGRERAGRERSEGSR, encoded by the coding sequence ATGTCCGAGACGGAAGTCTCCGACCCGGCCGACCTCGAGGCGGCGATCGCGGAGAACCCGGAGGCGGTCGCCGCGTTCGTGGAGCGGCTCGACGCGGTCAACGAGCTGCTGGACGTGCTCTCCTTGGGCGAGGGCGCGCTCTCCGACGAGATGGTTCGCGAGCTCTCGGCCACGGGGTCGACGCTCGCGGAGTCCGCGGACGGCCTCGCCACCGACGAGACCGTGGCGCTGGCCGAGAGGGTGGGCGAGAACGGCGACGAGTTACGGGAGGCGCTCGACACGCTGCTTACGCTCCAGCGGAGCGGCACGCTCGACGAGCTGGCCGAGCTCGCCGAGGTCGGCTCGCTGGCGACCGCGGCCCTCGACGACGAGATGGTGACGTCGCTGGCCGGGACCGGCGCCGCGCTCGGCGAGGTGGCACAGACCGCGGCCGACGACGACACCCGCGACGGCGTCGAGACGCTGCTGAAAAGCGTCGGTGAGGCGGAGCGAGAGCCCCCCGAGCGGGTCGGTGCCGTCGGGCTGCTCCGCGGCGTGCGCGACCCGGAGGTCCAGTACGGGCTGGGCTACCTGCTGGCGGTGGCGAGCGCGATCGGTCGCGAGCGTGCCGGGCGCGAGCGGAGCGAGGGATCGCGCTAG
- a CDS encoding inorganic phosphate transporter, with the protein MDPALIALFVGAALASLFMAWVIGAGSSGATPFAPAVGANAIGTMRAALLVGVFGFVGAVTQGGNVSEAVGSGLVGGISLPVAGVILVLVLGAGLMAVGITTGIPIATAFTVTGAVIGVGLALGGTPVWAKYQQIAAVWVLTPFVGGGVAFGIASVLPRSDAPERCCVPALAGLVGAVLANVRFSFLGAGSAPGTVRGLAQRTLSVDGLASAAAITGLAALAVAAVVRWDVSRDEAGGLRRVLLALGSLVAFSAGGSQVGLAVGPLLPLLDEVGMVSTTAVLVGGGLGMLVGSWTGAPRMIKSLAQDYSSLGPRRSISALVPSFLIAQLAVLLGVPVSFNEIVVSAIIGSGAAVGGRDAVDARKILVTVGAWVGSFALSFALAYAAAMLLL; encoded by the coding sequence ATGGACCCCGCTCTCATCGCCCTCTTCGTCGGCGCGGCGCTCGCCAGCCTGTTCATGGCGTGGGTGATCGGCGCCGGGTCGAGCGGCGCGACGCCGTTCGCCCCCGCGGTCGGCGCGAACGCCATCGGGACGATGCGCGCCGCCCTCCTCGTCGGCGTCTTCGGCTTCGTCGGCGCCGTGACGCAGGGCGGCAACGTCTCGGAGGCCGTCGGCAGCGGCCTCGTCGGCGGGATCAGCCTGCCGGTCGCCGGCGTCATCCTCGTGCTCGTCCTCGGCGCCGGGCTGATGGCGGTCGGCATCACGACGGGGATCCCGATCGCGACCGCGTTCACCGTGACCGGCGCCGTCATCGGCGTCGGGCTCGCGCTCGGCGGGACGCCGGTCTGGGCGAAGTACCAGCAGATCGCCGCCGTCTGGGTTCTGACCCCGTTCGTCGGCGGCGGCGTCGCGTTCGGGATCGCCAGCGTCCTCCCGCGGTCCGACGCGCCGGAGCGGTGCTGTGTTCCGGCGCTTGCCGGCCTCGTGGGCGCCGTCCTCGCGAACGTCAGGTTCAGCTTCCTCGGCGCGGGGAGCGCGCCGGGCACCGTCCGCGGCCTCGCACAGCGGACCCTCTCGGTCGACGGCCTCGCGTCGGCGGCCGCGATCACCGGCCTCGCCGCGCTGGCGGTCGCGGCCGTCGTCCGGTGGGACGTGAGCCGCGACGAAGCGGGCGGGCTGCGGCGCGTGCTGCTGGCGCTCGGGTCGCTCGTCGCCTTCTCCGCGGGCGGGAGTCAGGTCGGACTGGCCGTCGGGCCCCTGCTCCCGCTGCTCGACGAGGTGGGAATGGTCTCGACGACGGCCGTCCTCGTGGGCGGCGGACTGGGGATGCTGGTCGGCTCGTGGACCGGCGCGCCCCGGATGATCAAGTCGCTCGCGCAGGACTACTCCTCGCTGGGGCCGCGGCGCTCCATCTCGGCGCTCGTCCCCTCGTTTTTGATCGCGCAACTGGCCGTCCTGCTCGGCGTGCCGGTCTCGTTCAACGAGATCGTCGTGAGCGCGATCATCGGGAGCGGCGCCGCGGTGGGCGGGCGAGACGCGGTGGACGCCCGGAAGATCCTCGTGACGGTGGGCGCGTGGGTGGGCTCGTTCGCCCTCTCGTTCGCGCTCGCGTACGCCGCCGCGATGCTCCTATTATAG
- a CDS encoding FAD/NAD(P)-binding oxidoreductase, which yields MTERIVILGGGTGGSVLANDLADRLEPELDAGDVEVTLINDGPDHVYKPVWLYVPFGQREPADGRRALDALVDDAVDLRIDRVSEVDTDSRRLRFDGGGPSMEYDHLVLATGSTLEPDQIPGLAEGGHDYYSESGAVDLRDELLEFTEGEIVLSVIGTPHMCPAAPLEFVFMTDDWFRERGLREDVEITYTYPIQRVHGNPHIAEWARPIMEERDIDVETFFNAESVDPDAETIASMEGTELDYDLLVSIPPHGGVDLIAEAGLGDDGWVDVDKHTLEAEAAENVYALGDTADTGVPNAGSVAHYQAGVVGRRLASEVRDRPATATYDGKTLCFIETGMDAASFVEFDYENPPSPAPPSEKLHWSKLAYNESYWLTARGLL from the coding sequence ATGACCGAGCGGATCGTCATCCTCGGCGGCGGCACCGGCGGATCGGTGCTCGCCAACGACCTCGCCGACCGGCTCGAACCCGAACTCGACGCCGGCGACGTCGAGGTCACCCTGATCAACGACGGCCCCGACCACGTGTACAAGCCGGTCTGGCTGTACGTGCCGTTCGGTCAGCGCGAGCCGGCTGACGGCCGCCGCGCGCTCGACGCGCTCGTCGACGACGCGGTCGACCTCCGGATCGACCGCGTGTCCGAGGTCGACACCGACTCCCGGCGGCTCCGGTTCGACGGCGGGGGGCCGTCGATGGAGTACGACCACCTCGTGTTGGCGACCGGGTCGACGCTGGAACCCGATCAGATCCCCGGCCTCGCGGAGGGCGGTCACGACTACTACAGCGAGTCGGGCGCGGTCGACCTGCGCGACGAGCTGCTGGAATTCACCGAGGGCGAGATCGTGTTGAGCGTGATCGGGACGCCCCATATGTGTCCGGCGGCGCCGCTGGAGTTCGTCTTCATGACCGACGACTGGTTCCGCGAGCGCGGCCTGCGCGAGGACGTCGAGATCACCTACACCTACCCGATCCAGCGCGTCCACGGGAACCCACACATCGCCGAGTGGGCCCGCCCCATCATGGAGGAGCGCGACATCGACGTGGAGACGTTCTTCAACGCCGAGTCGGTCGACCCCGACGCGGAGACGATCGCGTCGATGGAGGGGACCGAACTCGACTACGACCTCCTCGTGTCGATCCCGCCCCACGGCGGCGTCGACCTGATCGCGGAGGCCGGGCTCGGCGACGACGGCTGGGTCGACGTCGACAAGCACACGCTGGAGGCCGAGGCCGCGGAGAACGTCTACGCGCTCGGGGACACCGCCGACACCGGCGTTCCGAACGCGGGCAGCGTGGCGCACTACCAGGCCGGCGTCGTCGGCCGGCGCCTCGCGAGCGAGGTCCGAGACCGCCCGGCGACGGCGACGTACGACGGCAAGACCCTGTGTTTCATCGAGACCGGGATGGACGCGGCCTCGTTCGTCGAGTTCGACTACGAGAACCCGCCGTCGCCCGCGCCGCCCTCCGAGAAGCTTCACTGGTCGAAGCTGGCGTACAACGAGTCCTACTGGCTCACCGCGCGGGGGCTGCTCTGA
- a CDS encoding sulfurtransferase TusA family protein, translated as MTDIEPDDTVDARGAACPGPLMDLIGAIRGAESGDVVRLLSDGDGSLTDVPEWAEEAGNELLAVEERDDHNAFYVEKA; from the coding sequence ATGACCGACATCGAACCCGACGACACCGTCGACGCCAGAGGCGCGGCGTGCCCCGGCCCCCTGATGGACCTCATCGGAGCGATCCGAGGCGCCGAGTCCGGAGACGTCGTTCGGCTCCTGAGCGACGGCGACGGGTCGCTCACCGACGTTCCGGAGTGGGCCGAGGAGGCCGGTAACGAACTGCTCGCCGTCGAGGAGCGCGACGACCACAACGCGTTCTACGTGGAGAAAGCATGA